GTCGATACTGACCACCGTCCGGCCGTCCGGTGCCGCCACGATGGCGGCGTCATCCCCCGGTCCCAGCAGCAGCGCCGTGCCGTCCTGGGGGCCGTTATTCAGGCGCGGGAAGATCCTGGCAAGGAGCTCGGATTCGGAGAGTCCGGCGACGGTGAGGTGAGATTCAGGCACAGCACTACGCTACCGGCAGGGAACGACATCCGTACGCAGAGACCTCGCGAAGCCCGTCCCTGGGAGAAGGCACCTGCAGGGAAATCACCGTCCGGCCGGACGCTCCGGCCGGGATAGGCTTAAACGATGCACCTGCTCCGCACCCCGGTTTCCATCCATTCGCTTCGCCTGCCGGCAACGGCAGCAGCCGTGGTGCTCGCCCTCAGTGCCTGCGCCCCGGTGGTGGACGTCGCACCGGCGAAGGATGCGGCGAACCCGGCGTGCGCGCCCATGATGGTTGCCCTTCCGGACACCATGGGTGATGCCGGGCTGCGGAAGACCAATAGCCAGGCCACCGCCGCCTGGGGCGATCCGTCAAAGGTGATCCTGCGCTGCGGGGTCAACGTTCCCGGCCCCACCACCGACCGCTGTGTCAGCGTCAACGGCATCGACTGGGTCATCAAGGAAGGCGACCCCGTCTGGACGCTGACCACCTTCGGCCGTGAACCGGCCACGGAAATCCTCATGGACCCGGACCAGATCAGTTCCGCGACCGTACTCGCTGAACTCTCCGCCGCTGCCGGCAAGATCAAGGCCACCAGGAACTGCGTGGGCCAGGAAGAGCTGCAGAACCTGCCCACCGGTCAGTAGCGGGAGCATCAGTAGCGGAGCGGCAATAACAGCTAGCGCAGCCCGGTCTTGCGGTTCAGCGCGAGGTAGATCAGCTCGTCGATGAGTTCGGCGTAGCCCAGGCCGGAGGCGGCCCACATCTGCGGATACATGCTCTTCGGCGTGAAACCGGGCATGGTGTTGATCTCGTTGATGATCAGGTCGCCGTCGGGCGTGTAGAAGAAGTCAACCCGGCTAAGCCCTTCAGCGCCCACGGCGTCGAACGCGGCTGCGGCCAGCTCGCGGACCCGGGCGATGGCTTCCTCCGGGAGGTCGGCGGGGCAGCTCAGCGACGCGGCGTCGTCTTCAACGTACTTGGCGTTAAAGTCGTAGAACTCATGTTCCCCCGGCGCCACGGCGATCTCGCCCGGCATGGACGTCCGGGGGGCATCAGTGCCCCGGCCTTCCAGGACGGCGCACTCGATTTCACGGCCCACGATTCCGGCCTCGATCACGAGTTTGAGGTCGTGTTCGCGGGCGGCTTCGATGGCGGCGTCCAGGCCGTCCAGCGAGTCCACCTTGGAAATTCCCATGGAGGATCCAGCCCGGGCCGGCTTGACGAACACGGGGTATCCCAGCAGGTCAACGCGTTTGCGGACGGATTCGGGGTCCGTGCTCCACTGCCGGTCCGTCACGGCGATGTAGGGACCCACGTGCAGTCCGGCGGCCTCGAAAACCACCTTCATGTAGTGCTTGTCCATGCCGACGGCCGACGCGAGGACACCCGCGCCGACGTAGCGGGTGTCCGAGAGTTCGAGTAGCCCCTGGATGGTGCCGTCCTCGCCGAACGGTCCATGGAGCAGCGGGAAGACAACGTCCACGGAGCCGAGTTCCTGCGGGACTTCGTTCGGGGAGGCGACGATTAGCTGGTGTTCGCCGCCGATTTCGGCGAGCGTGACTGTCTGGGCCGACGGCGCAACCTCGGGAAGTGCAGAAGCGGACAAGGACCACTGCCGGGTGTCCCCCGAGGCAAGGACCCATTGGCCGGTCTTCGCGATCCCGATGGCGATGACATCGTATTTGTCGTTGTCGATGGCACCCAGCACACCGGCGGCAGTCACGCAGCTGACCGCGTGTTCACTGGAGCGGCCGCCAAACAATACGGCAACGCGGGGTTTGGCGTGACCGTGCCCGGGGTTCTTGTTCACAATTCCTTCAGACACAGTCAGTAATCGCCTTCGGATTTCAGGTCCCGGGACAGC
This genomic window from Arthrobacter sp. 24S4-2 contains:
- a CDS encoding D-alanine--D-alanine ligase family protein → MSEGIVNKNPGHGHAKPRVAVLFGGRSSEHAVSCVTAAGVLGAIDNDKYDVIAIGIAKTGQWVLASGDTRQWSLSASALPEVAPSAQTVTLAEIGGEHQLIVASPNEVPQELGSVDVVFPLLHGPFGEDGTIQGLLELSDTRYVGAGVLASAVGMDKHYMKVVFEAAGLHVGPYIAVTDRQWSTDPESVRKRVDLLGYPVFVKPARAGSSMGISKVDSLDGLDAAIEAAREHDLKLVIEAGIVGREIECAVLEGRGTDAPRTSMPGEIAVAPGEHEFYDFNAKYVEDDAASLSCPADLPEEAIARVRELAAAAFDAVGAEGLSRVDFFYTPDGDLIINEINTMPGFTPKSMYPQMWAASGLGYAELIDELIYLALNRKTGLR
- a CDS encoding DUF3515 domain-containing protein; translation: MHLLRTPVSIHSLRLPATAAAVVLALSACAPVVDVAPAKDAANPACAPMMVALPDTMGDAGLRKTNSQATAAWGDPSKVILRCGVNVPGPTTDRCVSVNGIDWVIKEGDPVWTLTTFGREPATEILMDPDQISSATVLAELSAAAGKIKATRNCVGQEELQNLPTGQ